The Branchiostoma floridae strain S238N-H82 chromosome 8, Bfl_VNyyK, whole genome shotgun sequence genome has a segment encoding these proteins:
- the LOC118421136 gene encoding microfibril-associated glycoprotein 4-like, with the protein MLFLHMFVVLTVLQWSVVTGEGRTDPFSLALCKVWEECVRTVAVDNLAHPDVGTPQAICGDFVEVLEKHGVDCESSNVLEENTTDDGLTPVSTEPRQSEQAEKESPPTFHDEEEGKRDEVRGYKQRLPDNRHPGKRLTRTHYLQDCSQLYTAGFTTDGVYAIKPLNYDTVIYPYCDQTTDGGGWTVIQRRFNGSLEFFRFMGAYQGGFGFTTGEHWLGLDFIHALTTQNSYELYIELKDWGRIVKYAKYSTFSVGPGDGYALTIGGFSGTAGDGFGTGLSTSSRYNINGTKFSTRSDDEDVGSVPKWVEVCGGGWWYSFDGCYCNLNGPYFRDFTDSPFSGYNGYGVTWWPFNYNSYYSLKETKMMVRPSDWSHRLINRKLKKH; encoded by the exons ATGTTGTTCCTCCATATGTTTGTGGTGCTCACAGTTCTGCAGTGGTCTGTAGTGACAGGAGAAGGTCGTACAGACCCTTTCAGCCTGGCCCTGTGCAAGGTGTGGGAGGAGTGTGTCAGAACTG TCGCCGTTGACAACTTGGCGCATCCTGATGTCGGGACTCCTCAGGCGATCTGTGGCGACTTTGTGGAAGTTTTAGAGAAGCACGGCGTGGACTGCG AATCCTCGAACGTACTTGAGGAAAATACCACTGACGATGGACTGACTCCTGTTTCAACGGAGCCCCGTCAGAGCGAGCAGGCGGAAAAAG AATCTCCACCAACATTTCACGACGAAGAAGAAGGCAAAAGAGACGAAGTACGCGGCTACAAGCAACGACTTCCCGACAACCGTCATCCAGGCAAAAGGCTGACTCGAACGCACTACCTGCAAGATTGCTCCCAGCTTTACACTGCTGGCTTCACAACTGACGGGGTGTACGCTATCAAACCTTTAAATTATGATACCGTGATCTATCCTTACTGTGATCAGACCACAGATGGGGGAGGGTGGACGGTCATACAGAGGAGGTTTAACGGGTCCTTGGAATTCTTCCGCTTTATGGGTGCGTACCAGGGAGGGTTTGGATTCACAACAGGTGAACATTGGTTAGGGTTAGACTTCATCCATGCCTTAACAACACAGAACTCGTACGAGTTGTACATTGAGCTCAAAGACTGGGGCAGAATTGTAAAATACGCTAAATACTCCACCTTCTCAGTGGGTCCGGGGGATGGTTACGCTCTGACTATCGGGGGATTCAGTGGGACGGCTGGGGATGGGTTCGGAACGGGTCTGTCGACATCATCTCGCTATAACATCAACGGGACTAAGTTTAGCACCCGTTCGGACGACGAAGACGTGGGCTCAGTCCCTAAATGGGTAGAAGTGTGTGGCGGTGGGTGGTGGTACAGCTTTGACGGCTGCTATTGTAACCTGAACGGTCCGTACTTTCGAGATTTTACTGACAGCCCATTTTCCGGTTATAACGGCTATGGCGTTACGTGGTGGCCGTTCAACTACAATTCTTACTACTCTCTCAAAGAGACGAAAATGATGGTCCGTCCCAGCGACTGGTCCCACCGATTGATAAACAGGAAACTGAAGAAGCATTAG
- the LOC118421492 gene encoding gastrula zinc finger protein XlCGF67.1-like: MESRTDIGQRGDWTANGPGVFIGCLYWNVESGQTLVPIQLRQADVKLQRPQVTSTKAETPYQCGNCNRQFTYLCQLKSHMRTHTGEKPYHCGECNRQFSQLCSLKAHMRTHTGEKPYRCEECGRRFSQQSSLQKHMFVHTGEKPFKCGVCNMQFSRQGNLKTHMQIHLGLKPFRCDVCNTRFSRLCSLNKHVARFHTKS, encoded by the coding sequence ATGGAAAGCAGGACTGACATCGGACAACGCGGGGATTGGACTGCGAACGGACCGGGCGTTTTCATCGGTTGCCTGTACTGGAATGTAGAGAGCGGGCAAACACTCGTTCCGATCCAGCTTCGTCAGGCTGATGTTAAACTACAAAGACCGCAAGTAACAAGCACGAAGGCTGAGACACCTTACCAGTGTGGGAACTGCAACAGACAGTTCACTTACCTATGTCAACTAAAAAGTCACATGCGGAcgcacacaggagagaaaccttatCACTGTGGTGAGTGCAACAGACAGTTCAGTCAACTGTGTTCTCTGAAGGcacacatgaggactcacacgggtgagaaaccctacagatgtgaggagtgcggcaggcGGTTCAGTCAGCAGAGCTCTCTGCAAAAGCACATGTTTGTACATACCGGAGAGAAACCGTTTAAGTGTGGGGTGTGCAACATGCAGTTCAGTCGGCAGGGGaatctgaagacacacatgcaaATTCACCTGGGACTGAAACCGTTTAGGTGTGATGTGTGCAACACGCGGTTCTCTCGGCTCTGTTCTCTGAATAAACACGTGGCGCggtttcacacaaaaagttag